From the genome of Halobacteriovorax marinus SJ:
TTTGTCTTAGAATAGATCTAAGAGCAATAGCAAATGAAAGGTCAATCTTACTATTAACTTGGATTTGCGAAATTCCAGGAACTTCGTATTCCACTGGATCTTCAACAGTAATAATCATTTTATCTGGAGTATTAATCTCATCAAGCATTGCAAAGAGAGTAGTCGTCTTACCATGTCCAGTAGGTCCGGAGACGTATACAACACCGTGCTTTCTTGATCCAAGCTCTTTTAAGTCACTAAGTACTTTTCCGTGAAAACCAAGATTCTCTAATTTTAGAATCGTATTATTCTTTTCTAGAATCCTCATAACAATTCTCTCTCCGTTTTGGATAGGAACTGTTGAGAGACGTATATCGATATCTTTTCCGGCCATTTTAATAGGAATACGACCGTCTTGTGGAAGTCTTTTTTCTGCAATATCTAGCTTTGCCATAACTTTAATACGAGAACTTACTGCAGAGTGAGTTTTAATAGGCTGCCTAAGAATTTCTTTCATCACTCGATTTATTCTAAAGCGATAGACAGTCTCTTTCTCATAAGGCTCGATGTGAATATCCGATGCCCCTTCTTTCACGGCACGGAAGATAATAGAGTTTACAAACCTAATAACTGGAGCTTCATCTGCTCCTGCATCTAGAATATCAATAGGTCCATCTAGGTCTAGTGCTTCCTCAAACTCATCTTCTAGAGAGTCGACAATATTACGATTTGCTTTTTCATAAACTCTATTTATCGCCTCAGATACTTTCATCGGGTGAGCGACAATGAGTTTGATTTCTTTTTTGAACAACTCTCTAAGATCGTTGATCGCATTGAAGTTAAATGGATCAGTTAAAACAACTGATACGGTAAAGTCTGTTTCTAATATAGGTAGAATCTCATGCGACTTAGCGTAGTTAATAGGGATATTCAGCGTTAGGTTAGGGTCTATTTCATCTACATTTATATCAGTAATAAATGGTATATTCACTTGATGACAGATAACTTTTATAATGTCATGTGGATGGATATAATTCTTCTTAAGGAGTATCTCTCCAATAAGCATTCCAGATTCTTCTTGAATACTTAGTGCTTCACCTAA
Proteins encoded in this window:
- the gspE gene encoding type II secretion system ATPase GspE; the encoded protein is MKISEHMLEKVEGQKEMIGQLLLQHTSLTEEQLGEALSIQEESGMLIGEILLKKNYIHPHDIIKVICHQVNIPFITDINVDEIDPNLTLNIPINYAKSHEILPILETDFTVSVVLTDPFNFNAINDLRELFKKEIKLIVAHPMKVSEAINRVYEKANRNIVDSLEDEFEEALDLDGPIDILDAGADEAPVIRFVNSIIFRAVKEGASDIHIEPYEKETVYRFRINRVMKEILRQPIKTHSAVSSRIKVMAKLDIAEKRLPQDGRIPIKMAGKDIDIRLSTVPIQNGERIVMRILEKNNTILKLENLGFHGKVLSDLKELGSRKHGVVYVSGPTGHGKTTTLFAMLDEINTPDKMIITVEDPVEYEVPGISQIQVNSKIDLSFAIALRSILRQNPDVIMVGETRDKETAEMAIQASLTGHFVLSTIHTNDSFSAPGRLIDMGVQPFLIASSLAGVLAQRLIRKLCNHCKVPHQVTPFDMEMMRVSSVPNDATIFTHKGCPKCNYDGFSGMTVVSELLLIDDIIRPLVLKKADSGTIKKAAVKSGMVTLRGDALSKVFSGVTSVDEMVRAINEEDHQQQEDE